One segment of Clostridium ljungdahlii DSM 13528 DNA contains the following:
- a CDS encoding iron-containing alcohol dehydrogenase produces MARFTLPRDIYFGENSLETLKDLDGKKAVIVVGGGSMKRFGFLDKVVNYLKEAGIESKLIEGVEPDPSVETVMNGAKLMREYEPDLIVSIGGGSPIDAAKAMWIFYEYPEFTFKEAVVPFGLPKLRQKATFIAIPSTSGTATEVTAFSVITDYKAKIKYPLADFNLTPDIAIIDPALAQTMPPKLTAHTGMDALTHAIEAYVAGLHSVFSDPLAIQAIVMVNQYLIKSYNEDKEARNQMHLAQCLAGMAFSNALLGITHSLAHKTGAVFHIPHGCANAIYLPYVIDFNKKACAPRYAEIARSLKLPGNTDDELVDSLTNMIKDMNKSMDIPLTLKDYGVDEKEFKDSEDFIAHNAVLDACTGSNPRSINDTEMKKLLEYIYYGKKVDF; encoded by the coding sequence ATGGCAAGATTTACTTTACCAAGAGACATTTATTTTGGAGAAAATTCATTAGAAACCTTGAAAGACCTAGATGGAAAAAAAGCTGTTATTGTCGTAGGTGGTGGATCCATGAAACGATTTGGATTCCTTGATAAGGTAGTAAACTACTTAAAAGAAGCAGGTATTGAATCAAAATTAATAGAAGGAGTTGAACCAGATCCATCTGTAGAAACTGTTATGAATGGCGCTAAACTAATGAGAGAATATGAACCAGATTTAATAGTATCAATAGGTGGAGGTTCACCAATTGACGCAGCAAAAGCTATGTGGATATTCTATGAATACCCTGAGTTTACTTTTAAAGAGGCTGTGGTTCCTTTTGGTCTTCCTAAATTAAGACAAAAAGCAACATTTATAGCTATACCTTCTACAAGTGGTACTGCAACAGAAGTAACGGCATTTTCTGTAATAACAGACTATAAAGCTAAAATTAAATATCCTTTAGCTGACTTCAATTTAACACCAGATATAGCTATAATTGATCCAGCATTAGCTCAAACAATGCCACCTAAATTAACTGCACATACTGGAATGGATGCACTTACCCATGCTATTGAAGCATATGTTGCAGGACTTCATTCAGTTTTCTCAGATCCTCTTGCTATTCAAGCTATAGTTATGGTAAATCAGTATTTAATTAAATCTTACAATGAAGATAAAGAAGCTAGAAACCAAATGCATTTAGCTCAATGTTTAGCTGGAATGGCATTTTCAAATGCACTTCTTGGAATAACTCACAGTTTAGCACATAAAACAGGTGCAGTATTCCATATCCCTCATGGATGTGCCAATGCAATATATCTTCCTTATGTTATAGATTTCAATAAAAAAGCTTGTGCACCAAGATATGCTGAAATAGCTAGGAGTCTTAAACTTCCAGGAAATACTGATGATGAATTAGTAGATTCATTAACCAACATGATTAAAGATATGAATAAGAGTATGGATATTCCTTTAACATTAAAAGATTACGGAGTAGATGAAAAAGAATTTAAAGATAGTGAAGATTTTATAGCTCACAATGCCGTATTAGATGCCTGCACTGGATCAAATCCTAGAAGTATAAATGATACTGAAATGAAAAAGTTATTAGAATACATCTATTATGGTAAAAAGGTTGATTTTTAA
- a CDS encoding helix-turn-helix transcriptional regulator yields the protein MKNKIRELRKERKITQEELADFCNVTRQTIISLENGKYNPSIFLAYKIAKIFNMTIEQVFIFEEEE from the coding sequence ATGAAAAATAAAATTAGGGAACTTCGGAAAGAAAGAAAAATCACACAAGAAGAATTAGCAGATTTCTGCAATGTAACAAGACAAACAATAATATCACTGGAAAATGGTAAATATAATCCATCCATTTTTCTTGCTTATAAGATAGCAAAGATATTTAACATGACGATTGAACAAGTATTTATTTTTGAAGAGGAGGAATAG
- a CDS encoding methyl-accepting chemotaxis protein — MISINGVKYVKDMCQTQADMIPGGVIYLTSDGTTYTWRKASKEFDLNIFQVGEKLNSNSITGKAMSQNKMIIENVPRSLYGMRLKIVSEPIVNDEGQTVGVFSTVFPVQHPLMKAFDDFAPILSEMFSDGAIIFTTDLNKFISIQDSKDFKLSQLKVGDNFKKDTTVAEAVKTRKPVSVEHDDSMYGVPVLSVCYPLFSDDTGELIGTFGLMIPKVEANNLKEMSRSLEDSLAQITSTIEELAASASTIHENEQNLNNSINEITDLSQEINGVASLIKGIADQTKMLGLNASIEAARAGDAGKGFGVVAQEIRKLSEQSRSTVPKIAKLTDNIKEKVESSSKMSQDSLTSSQEQAAAAQEITASIEEVTSMSEKLNEISLKL, encoded by the coding sequence ATGATTTCTATAAATGGAGTAAAATATGTAAAAGATATGTGCCAAACGCAAGCAGATATGATACCAGGTGGTGTTATATATTTAACCAGTGATGGAACTACTTATACTTGGAGAAAAGCGTCTAAGGAATTTGATTTAAATATATTTCAAGTTGGTGAAAAGTTGAATTCAAATAGTATAACTGGTAAAGCTATGAGTCAAAATAAAATGATTATAGAAAATGTCCCACGTTCTTTATATGGAATGAGACTGAAGATTGTGTCGGAACCAATAGTGAATGATGAAGGACAAACTGTAGGAGTGTTTTCTACTGTATTTCCAGTGCAGCATCCATTAATGAAGGCATTTGATGATTTTGCACCAATATTATCTGAAATGTTTTCTGATGGTGCTATTATTTTTACTACAGACTTAAATAAATTTATAAGCATACAAGATTCAAAAGATTTTAAGCTGTCTCAATTAAAGGTTGGAGATAATTTTAAGAAAGATACTACAGTTGCTGAAGCTGTGAAAACTAGAAAACCAGTGTCTGTAGAGCATGATGATTCAATGTATGGTGTACCAGTTTTATCAGTTTGCTATCCTTTATTTAGTGATGATACAGGTGAATTAATTGGAACTTTTGGTCTTATGATTCCTAAAGTTGAAGCAAATAATTTGAAAGAAATGTCCAGGAGTTTAGAAGATAGTCTTGCCCAAATAACTTCTACTATTGAAGAATTAGCAGCATCGGCATCTACTATACATGAAAATGAGCAGAATCTTAATAATAGTATTAATGAAATAACAGATTTATCACAAGAAATAAATGGTGTAGCTTCACTTATAAAGGGCATAGCAGATCAAACTAAGATGCTTGGATTAAATGCCTCAATTGAAGCAGCTAGGGCCGGAGATGCTGGAAAAGGTTTTGGAGTAGTTGCTCAGGAAATTAGAAAATTATCGGAACAGTCAAGAAGCACAGTGCCTAAAATTGCAAAGTTAACGGATAATATTAAGGAAAAGGTTGAGTCTTCTAGCAAGATGAGTCAAGATTCATTAACGTCAAGTCAAGAACAGGCAGCTGCTGCACAGGAAATCACAGCTAGTATAGAAGAAGTTACTTCTATGTCAGAAAAATTAAATGAAATTTCACTTAAACTATAA
- a CDS encoding recombinase family protein, producing the protein MIAAVYSRKSKFTCKGESIESQVQICKEYAKNNLKISSFIIYEDEGFSGGNTNRPRFQELLKDARKEKFNFLICYRLDRISRNVADFSTTLELLQKHNISFVSVKEQFDTSTPMGKAMVYIASVFAQLERETIAERVRDNMLELAKSGRWLGGQTPLGFNSKKVTYYNSEMKQKFMHKLSPIQKELDKVKLIYGKYMEFGSISLVLKYLLTNNIKGKNGGDFSSMSINDTLRNPVYVKSNDLVFKYLKDLGITTCGIPNGNGIITYNKRNSKYITRSTSEWIAAVAKHKGIIESTTWLEVQFQLDKNKRKSSPRQGTSKKSLLSGILKCALCGSPMRVSYGRSKKSENKRTYYYVCTMKAHSGKTRCVNPNANGPKIEKAIAENIKKLNINKLLKELQYRKNESTSSIKNNFVEMLKREIEDKSTQMNTLLQQLSNINADDSPASEFILNKIENLAKTIKDLNLKLDKSKNIEEENVDLDIIEKALENFNSSFALIKNVSIKRHILENIIDKIYWNGNTGDIDVYLWGSEKVHKFHPSIP; encoded by the coding sequence ATGATAGCAGCTGTATACAGCAGAAAATCCAAGTTTACATGCAAAGGTGAGTCTATAGAAAGTCAGGTACAAATATGTAAAGAATATGCAAAGAATAATTTGAAAATAAGCAGTTTTATAATATATGAAGATGAAGGTTTTTCTGGCGGCAATACAAATAGACCTAGATTTCAAGAACTTTTAAAAGATGCTAGAAAAGAAAAATTTAATTTTTTAATATGCTACAGGTTAGACAGGATTAGTAGAAATGTTGCTGATTTTTCTACTACATTAGAATTATTACAGAAACATAATATATCTTTTGTAAGTGTAAAAGAACAATTTGATACAAGTACCCCTATGGGTAAAGCCATGGTATATATAGCTTCTGTATTTGCACAGTTAGAGCGCGAAACTATTGCAGAACGTGTTCGAGATAATATGTTAGAACTTGCAAAATCCGGACGCTGGCTGGGAGGTCAAACTCCCCTTGGTTTCAACTCTAAGAAAGTAACTTATTATAACTCTGAAATGAAACAAAAATTTATGCATAAACTTTCTCCTATACAAAAGGAATTGGATAAAGTTAAATTGATATATGGTAAATACATGGAATTTGGTTCTATATCCCTAGTTCTTAAATATCTACTTACTAATAACATAAAAGGCAAAAATGGTGGAGACTTCTCATCTATGTCAATAAATGATACTCTTAGAAATCCTGTTTATGTAAAGTCAAACGATTTAGTTTTTAAATATTTAAAAGACTTAGGTATAACTACCTGCGGCATACCTAATGGCAATGGAATCATTACATATAATAAACGCAATTCAAAATATATAACTAGAAGTACAAGTGAGTGGATTGCTGCTGTTGCCAAGCATAAAGGAATTATTGAAAGTACTACCTGGCTAGAAGTGCAATTTCAATTAGATAAAAATAAAAGGAAATCTAGTCCAAGACAGGGAACATCTAAAAAATCTTTATTATCTGGAATATTAAAATGTGCTTTGTGCGGTTCACCCATGCGTGTCTCTTATGGAAGATCTAAAAAAAGTGAAAATAAAAGAACTTACTATTATGTGTGTACAATGAAAGCCCATTCTGGAAAAACCAGATGTGTTAACCCTAATGCCAACGGTCCAAAAATTGAAAAAGCTATTGCTGAAAATATTAAAAAACTAAATATAAATAAGCTTTTAAAAGAACTACAATATCGTAAAAATGAATCAACTTCTTCTATTAAAAATAATTTTGTTGAAATGCTAAAAAGAGAAATTGAAGATAAAAGTACCCAAATGAACACATTGTTGCAACAATTATCAAATATAAATGCAGATGACTCCCCTGCTTCTGAATTTATCCTAAATAAAATAGAAAACTTAGCAAAAACAATAAAGGATTTAAATTTGAAATTAGACAAGTCTAAAAATATTGAAGAAGAAAATGTAGATCTAGATATAATAGAAAAAGCCTTAGAAAATTTCAATTCATCCTTTGCCCTAATAAAAAATGTGTCAATCAAAAGGCATATCTTAGAAAACATAATTGACAAAATCTACTGGAATGGTAATACAGGTGATATTGATGTTTACTTATGGGGAAGTGAAAAAGTACACAAGTTTCATCCTAGTATTCCCTAA